The Methanococcoides methylutens MM1 genome has a window encoding:
- a CDS encoding HEPN domain-containing protein: MKVDRIQYFIENLDPEDTGIFDIWGLNLSGEEKRKMLDYSLGLIKKSEEDIVAANVLYSVPLYSQAVYHLQQAVEKVSKAYAVGSFQISQTEARKPGHISPAVFLKALNNHRGFFLSLNNILKHEGVLDYDCFDPKIFEYNRYTKEFKKSSDLLATISSEDIDSMLSLYEKYSETISSSKMTESIENLTLDFLEDIKQELENDDSEQWTDVIKLINSKLENVDTFLKNSHFKYVPLLYPLSLVTYPHWNSTRYNDATDKKFGYNESLGIVQCFNRLLTLTEEIKDSVKEDFESDLLIYQ, from the coding sequence ATGAAGGTAGATCGCATCCAATATTTTATAGAAAATCTTGATCCTGAAGATACTGGTATCTTTGATATATGGGGATTGAACCTATCTGGTGAAGAAAAAAGAAAAATGCTGGATTATTCATTGGGATTAATTAAAAAATCTGAAGAAGACATAGTTGCTGCAAATGTCTTGTATTCGGTTCCGCTATATTCTCAAGCAGTTTATCATTTGCAACAAGCTGTTGAAAAGGTCTCAAAAGCATATGCAGTAGGAAGTTTTCAGATTAGTCAAACTGAAGCTAGGAAACCAGGGCATATATCCCCTGCTGTGTTCTTAAAAGCTCTTAACAATCATAGGGGCTTTTTCTTGTCTCTAAATAATATTCTAAAACATGAGGGTGTGCTTGATTACGATTGTTTTGATCCTAAAATATTTGAGTATAATCGATATACCAAAGAATTCAAGAAAAGCTCTGATCTGTTAGCAACAATATCCTCAGAGGATATTGATAGTATGTTGAGCTTATACGAAAAATATAGTGAAACAATATCCAGTTCAAAAATGACTGAGTCAATAGAAAATCTTACACTAGACTTCCTAGAAGACATCAAACAAGAATTAGAAAATGATGACTCTGAACAATGGACAGATGTTATAAAGCTAATAAATAGCAAGCTTGAAAACGTTGATACCTTTCTTAAAAATAGTCACTTCAAATACGTACCATTATTATATCCACTTTCTCTGGTAACTTATCCACATTGGAATAGTACACGATATAATGATGCCACCGACAAAAAATTTGGTTATAATGAATCTCTTGGGATAGTTCAATGTTTCAATAGATTACTTACATTAACTGAAGAAATTAAAGATTCAGTAAAAGAGGATTTCGAATCAGACTTATTAATATATCAATAA